The genomic stretch CATTCAATGTTAGTCTAACTATGTTAGTTGTGAAtcaattatgataattgtacATTTGTTTTACTTCCATATACAAGTagttatgatttataaatttttacttaCATGGTCTAGTCGGAAGCGAAACTGGTTCTTCAAGTTGTTTCAGTTCAacttctaattttttaatactgGAGTACTTATGTTGCAttagtttcattattttctttataaatcccACATAATCTATTAAGTTTGTAAATAAACATTCCATGTTAATAcagttaatatataaaaataaataaaccaaTTATGTTATTCTCTACATTTTTTACCTCTTGGAAATTCTTGTGGTGCAACCAGTTCTCTGAAAAATTCTTGTGCAACAGTGGGCTGTTCAGTTTCTGAACAAGTGTCGCAAAACCAAAAATCAAGTGTTCTAGACTCTTGTGTATGTTTCCCAGTTTGTGTACTTACTAAAAATACTCTAAATTGAAGACACAGATGAGGTGGTAATACTTCACCATTTGTCactgaaatttaaataaacataacTATTATAAGATCCATTTGATAATCAAATAATCTATTCTAAAAGATCATGTAACTACCATTAATAGCTTGTTTATTGATAACTATTCCTTTGTGATCTCCACCAGCCACATGTACATTATCATTTCCATTTTCTGTGGGAGGTTCTAAAGCCTGCCTTTCTATAATCAAAGTTGTTGAATTCCCAGTTTTGCATTTTGGTGTCATTACAATATGCTCtgtttaaacaaaataaagaaaaattcaaatttattttattttttatttaaacataataacaaattattttgatatttattacgaaaataagaaaaaattgataaaaatgataaagaagaaaaaataaagtcaTTATCgtgtattttttcaaaatgtgtaTCATCGACTTTTTACTCCGTTCCTGATAAAAAATGGAGCAGGTTGCCCTGCTTTTATTCAGTTTCTACTCAGTGTGCAATCTGTGCACtttaaaaatcgaaaagtGCATCACCTTTTTTCATCTCGTACTCACCAATTCTTTTGTCGTCCATATTTGCTCTCTTCTTtcgtatctttattttcgaaattgtAAAATGATTTTCTGAACAAATCAGAAAGATAGCAAAATTGAAATGTGTTCACTTcgaaaaaattgataagatCCTTCTACCTACTACCTGCTCAGTCGAGAGCCGAATGATCACTGACTGCTCGCAACCTTTTTGcgactttttttatattctacttCTTAACGCAGCTGAGCAGTTGCGCCTGTCAAGATGAAATGTCGACataacctctctctctctctctctctcactctatctcttctAATAACTCGCTATGGTAACCGCACAAAATTTTTTAGGTATCACCAACATGAAAGTATAATAGCCttatattaaaatctatattaaGGTTAAAAACTgatatctataatttatattgactTATGTATACACTTTAGGTTACGTTTTTAGAAAACTtgatatgataaaattttcaattttcttataataacatttcagTAAATGAAACATTGTATCATACAATTAAAGAACTACTGATCCAAATAACGACACATGTCACCGCCCAAcaccatatttttatttaaatctgaTCATTCGCTCATGGTGCCCCACTTACGTCATTTCTTAGATGCACCACATGATGAATCTTTATTACGTCAtcgatatatacgaatatgTGATACATGAGACTATCGtttcatagtaataatatacacttatcataaattatttttatttcactgaTAACTATTATCAAATATGAGACAATAGTTAATCTGCCACTGAAAATAAAGGCTTTAAGGattgcaaatataaaattgatcatATAAACATTCGCAAaagttattacagttattatatttcatacataTGTGACACTGTCTAAGAAATACTATGCGAGTAAGATAAATACATTTGATTATCAGTAAAATGAAGCAATCAATGAacatgatataaaaatgaattagtatattagaaaatgaagatgttcttaattatttattgtgcTATATATATTACCACATAGATTCATTTGTTGCTCTAAACCATGACTTAATTCCAAAATTATATgcaaattcaaaaatattgaCAACCGCTAATGAAAcacattattttacaattatacaatataatagaattcATGTGACGTCCTTAATACTGaacgcttatttaaaatatgatcAATCATACATCTTGTCTTATTTACAAGTAAATTTGATTAATTCACTGCATAAGGTCACTGTTCCtgattaatatctattaatgctatttttttgaatataaagaaataattataaaatgatgcGACAGTATATAGTCCATTATcctgaaaaaatattgattataagtTATCGAGTATAAGTACAAAGTCCATTTGAAAGAATAAACATAAATCTAATTTCATGTGGAGCATTTATGTGGCTAACTTCTTAACCTTGTATTTTGCATCTTCGAGCAATGtacaaaatttatacatataaattaatattatataagagaaaatataagaaagatgTAACATGGGTATGATAAAGCAGataaaagtatgaaaaatctatgcaaaaagaaattatataaataaggtTACTATAAGGATAAATTACATATACCTTAGAAAAATGAATTAGATTTAACTAAGTAATCGAGGTATCCTTGGAAAATTATCCTGTtataatctaatataatattgaaaaacaaaTGTTAAAATTGCATTTTCTTGCACTATATTCTGTGAACAAGGACCAATCTTAAAGTTATAGTAATGATATGAacacttattattaaaatgaaatcatttaactttagttataattgaattaattcaatttagttaaataaatgaatagatatattcgtaaaaattatgttttagTGTACAAGATCGCATCGTTACGGAGAACGACTtttgtaaagaaatttttttttataagaacaatagcgTAATGAgtatcatttgtttttttaacaatatgtatatccttgataaaattttatacctGCGTTTTAATAAGTATTCTATATTATCTTGGCTTTAAGGTAAGCTAAACCCATATCTTATAATCATGATTCTCTAAGTAGCACAAAATCTTTATCTAAGCGGACACGATGAAATAGAAGTTAAAGATGTTAATGAAGAAGGTCCGGAACTAAGATTGAGCCTGTCTAACTCCTCGTCCGCTTTGTTATTCTTTAAATCTTGTTGTGTATACAAGAACTTATTCCATTCATCGCTTCTCGGATATGCCAAATGCTGTGATCAAATATAGTAAGTAGTATTACagtaaatatagtaatagtaattaattatgaatgCATTggttttatcgaaattatatataaaatctaactCTTACCTCTGCAACATCGTAAACCCAAATTTTACCAGTGTCATCTCCGACCGTGACGTGTAAACCACTCGGTGTCCAAGAAACTCTATTCAATGCGGGATTTCCGTCGACGATGACACTAGCAGCGGGTACTTCAGTGTCCTGATTTAAATTCCAAAGATCTAATCTACCTGAATCATCAACAGCTGCAAATAATGCAGGATGAGTTGGTGACCATGCAACATCATACACATAATCTCCGTTATGCTCGAAAGAATAAAGAggtttcatttctttaagaCTCCACAGTTTGATGGTCCAATCGATAGAAGATGTTAAGAATAAATGAGAGAAGTCAATTCCACCTTGAACGGCATGTGTACTGATACCAGTCACCGGTCCCTGATGACCTTCAAACATCTCAACTACACCAGCTTTTGTGCCATGTCGGCAgtctgtataaaaaaaaaaaaaaaaaaaaaaaaaaaaaatacctttAACTTTATTCAGAAGAATTCACTGTTTAAACATGGAatctattgaaaaatatggaaaattTACCGCCATATACGGTTCCATCTTCGCTACCAACAACAAAATTATTCACATCGCCATGAGGAAAAGCCAAACAAGTAGCCGCTATTGTCTTAGACTGTTTCAAGTATAAGATCAACGTTTCCTGTGGTTGAGACAACATGTCTAAACTCCAAGAACATAGTTTACCATCCGTCGAAATGCTGATCAAATTATGTGCGTTTTGCGTTCCAACAACAGTTAAGCAATACACAGGATGCTGGAAGAAATCGATGATTGTTCTTGTAattgagaaatataaaagaatagatatgaatagaaatatgaattgtaataatacaaaatcatAGGATGAGCAATTGCAATATCTTTTCACAATGGGGACACGTAACGGGATTCTATATTATCTGTAACGGAACATAATCAAGGACAAACGTATCGTTTTCGATCGATGACcactttataattatcttgatTGTTCCTATATATCTTAAATTcgattgaataataaaagatagaataaCTTACGGTATGAGCGCTAGCTGACAAAGGCGTTCTTTGTACTGGCGTTCTCTTCTGTACGCGATTATCCCAGAGTACTATTTGACCGGAATAAGTACCACCCAAAATCAAATTTGGATGAAATTTCGCAAAAGTGGTCGACATTACCGGTGATTGACAATGGAAGATAAATTCTGGAGTGGATTTCTTAAATTTCGTGTTCCAAACCAAACATACTCCGTCGGGATCGTTCGGGGtatcgtcattgttattgtatgaGGCCGCAAGAAGTTCTGGAAACTGTGGGGACCAATCCATCGAAGTGACGCAACGATTACGCGACCATCGTTCACAGAAGAAGGAACGATTCAACCATAATTGTTGATGGCTCTTTTCGTCcctatgaaaattttcgattgataatatatatatatataatatacagatacacacaggagagggggggagagaaagagtttgAGTGAGCTAAGAAAATTATCATCTACTTACAATCCATCCTCGCCATCCATTGTGCCGGTATAATCGGTATAAATGTCGATCGATTCACCCAATGCTCTCTCCACAATCCTACTAGTACGATCAAGGAATCGTTGAAAGTCCTCCGAGAGTATGATCATCTGCTTTTCTTCCTCGCTGAACTCGCGAACTGTTTTAAAATTTGTGTTCATCACATAAAGAAGATATAGGACGagtatcattctttcatattttagcaaaatgaattgaaaaaagTACAACCTGAACGTACCTTCTTTCTtaggtttttctttctccttttcttgttCTACCTGTGTAACAGCAGGCTGAACCTCTTTAACCTGCGGCAAACCATGTGGAAGAATTCCAGGTGGAAGCTTGCTTTGGAAGCTGTCCAAGTGTGGCAAGCTGTTCTCTTCATCTTCGGCTTGGGAATCATCAAATGTCAAAACTGTGGTGAATAAGCTGATTCCGCCACGTATATCCTAACTTCAATGGTTTCTATCTAGCTACCACTAACGTAACGGCTTGATATACTTTTTAAAAcacaaatttatcatttataatgtGTTATTACTTGACAACAAATTGATAACGAACTCCTTAGGGATCAAACGAAATATACTTGAACTTTTTATGCAAATCTATAATTTCTATAGTACGGTCATACTACGGTAACGACTTACATGCGCGAAGACGTAACTAGGGAAAGATCGAAAGGATCGAACAATACGTTTCAcgcaactattttatatttacaaatttgtaTGCTGTCGAATATACCATGCaaggatttatttattcatgacAAATAGGACAACGTTAAAAGGCTATTCGATATTTGCAAATCGTCGGAAGGATCGCTTCTCTTTTGTACAAcatcttaaaaagaaataccaAAGCGTTCAGTGAATGCCGGACTGACAAAATTTGCTATGCTGcacgaaattaaatgaaagaaaagagcataaaaatgaaagtaaaattcAAATGGCATGCAGAGAAATCAAGTAtgtttgaaagaaagagagaaaaaagtttatCGGAGAACATCCTCGAGTGAACATCTGTTCATCACGAATTGTGAATTCAAAACATAAatattctccttttattttttgcaacTTTCTTGTTACAATGTCTCTCCACCCTTCATCAACATGCAATGTCATCAATGTGAAGTTCGAGGCAACAATGTTAGATTGCACGTAACGTTAAATGATAtgttgattaataattaattatgtcgctcttatatatgttttataggCAATAAACAATGCtgttcttttgaaaaaatatttgaaaaggagaaaaggatgCAGAATACGTagtttattttcgaaatattttgaagaaaattattatgtcGAATGCCAAATAAGTTTCGAACATATCGTAAGATACAAACGTAAGAGTCGAACGTATTTATTAACGCAACTTCCTAAGCCTCATGCAgcatcaatgaaatatatattttctacattaGAAAACATTTTAATCTTCGAtgatagtaaaatataaattagttGATGTGAATTAgctaattggaatattttatttgaaacggTGGTTCTATagttctaattaattaattattaactataCTCTAATTAGTTAATAAtcctaattaattaataatactgaaaataatgataacacaTGCATTGTTATAACGAAAAGGACCACTGTTTTAAACGGATGAATTATTCTCTGAATGTgctgagaatgagaaaaatcaaTCGAACGAAATAAACTCTTAATCCAATTAAAATCGTAactaaaatgatataatcactatctatatatatatatgtgcatgcgTGATACATAAAAAGCGAATTTGGCTGCGTTTAATCATAGAAGTCAACGAcagttatttaataatacaactCATCAAGCAATTTTGAGTAGTACTAGCAGCGATTCCctcctttatttttgttttggtGCACATGAGGCAAAGATGATAAATCTTTTATgtcaaaataagaaaaagattgcgtgaaaaattatttttctatgtaactttatgaaagtaaataaataaaagtagtcGACATTTATTGGTGATTAAATTAGGTAGTGTTAATCATCTTTAGAGAGGATTACCTACCTGTAAATTCGTCCTCCCATTCTAAACCTGGATTTAGATTGTACTCGTCTTGaaggagggaaaagaaaacgtcAATCAATTTCGTATCTTATTTTGAATATTGTTTGtagatatgtatttttattcatgTCTTTGATAGAAAATCATTGATGcgagttagaaaaataattttattatacggGAATATATCACTATATATTCCCGTTATAGAAAAGCtcatgatttataatatttaaaaacgcATCAATGATTTGTCTAGAAAGATGAGACGATCGAATTTGATGAGTCAGCATTAACATATCTATCACATGCACATACTGCTCCGTTATCGAAACTATTGTTTCTTCTGcataatttgtattaaaaaatgttaaaaatatcaataagcATGATTTGAGTACAATTTAATAGTTATATCACTCCAAGTAAAATGACATTCGAATCTTTAGATATGAAATTGaaacgaaaatttattaaagccgctacaaaattttgataattgaTACCCTTATACCGCTTttgttgt from Vespa crabro chromosome 6, iyVesCrab1.2, whole genome shotgun sequence encodes the following:
- the LOC124425237 gene encoding cytoplasmic dynein 1 intermediate chain isoform X34, which produces MMSDRKAELERKKAKLQAIREEKERRRREKEQKDVEEATVRAAGADKDHRKEIDAMLSSLGMAPVSDVLSSLSSMNSLTPEQSANATPDASLQPSSINSTQSTGRRKPRELTIVSVANTNIPPKEPVVYSKQTQTVQTTHTSHDVLTFDDSQAEDEENSLPHLDSFQSKLPPGILPHGLPQVKEVQPAVTQVEQEKEKEKPKKEVREFSEEEKQMIILSEDFQRFLDRTSRIVERALGESIDIYTDYTGTMDGEDGLDEKSHQQLWLNRSFFCERWSRNRCVTSMDWSPQFPELLAASYNNNDDTPNDPDGVCLVWNTKFKKSTPEFIFHCQSPVMSTTFAKFHPNLILGGTYSGQIVLWDNRVQKRTPVQRTPLSASAHTHPVYCLTVVGTQNAHNLISISTDGKLCSWSLDMLSQPQETLILYLKQSKTIAATCLAFPHGDVNNFVVGSEDGTVYGDCRHGTKAGVVEMFEGHQGPVTGISTHAVQGGIDFSHLFLTSSIDWTIKLWSLKEMKPLYSFEHNGDYVYDVAWSPTHPALFAAVDDSGRLDLWNLNQDTEVPAASVIVDGNPALNRVSWTPSGLHVTVGDDTGKIWVYDVAEHLAYPRSDEWNKFLYTQQDLKNNKADEELDRLNLSSGPSSLTSLTSISSCPLR
- the LOC124425237 gene encoding cytoplasmic dynein 1 intermediate chain isoform X14 produces the protein MMSDRKAELERKKAKLQAIREEKERRRREKEQKDVEEATVRAAGADKDHRKEIDAMLSSLGMAPVSDVLSSLSSMNSLTPEQSANATPDASLQPSSINSTQSTGRRKPRELTIVSVANTNIPPKEPVVYSKQTQTVQTTHTSHDGLSKSSSEYTIYSSCSTTTPTHSCSAGYFETDWWRPRKGGSAPNYLSEDEENSLPHLDSFQSKLPPGILPHGLPQVKEVQPAVTQVEQEKEKEKPKKEVREFSEEEKQMIILSEDFQRFLDRTSRIVERALGESIDIYTDYTGTMDGEDGLDEKSHQQLWLNRSFFCERWSRNRCVTSMDWSPQFPELLAASYNNNDDTPNDPDGVCLVWNTKFKKSTPEFIFHCQSPVMSTTFAKFHPNLILGGTYSGQIVLWDNRVQKRTPVQRTPLSASAHTHPVYCLTVVGTQNAHNLISISTDGKLCSWSLDMLSQPQETLILYLKQSKTIAATCLAFPHGDVNNFVVGSEDGTVYGDCRHGTKAGVVEMFEGHQGPVTGISTHAVQGGIDFSHLFLTSSIDWTIKLWSLKEMKPLYSFEHNGDYVYDVAWSPTHPALFAAVDDSGRLDLWNLNQDTEVPAASVIVDGNPALNRVSWTPSGLHVTVGDDTGKIWVYDVAEHLAYPRSDEWNKFLYTQQDLKNNKADEELDRLNLSSGPSSLTSLTSISSCPLR
- the LOC124425237 gene encoding cytoplasmic dynein 1 intermediate chain isoform X16, with the translated sequence MMSDRKAELERKKAKLQAIREEKERRRREKEQKDVEEATVRAAGADKDHRKEIDAMLSSLGMAPVSDVLSSLSSMNSLTPEQSANATPDASLQPSSINSTQSTGRRKPRELTIVSVANTNIPPKEPVVYSKQTQTVQTTHTSHDGYFETDWWRPRKAHAFDYYDEYNLNPGLEWEDEFTVLTFDDSQAEDEENSLPHLDSFQSKLPPGILPHGLPQVKEVQPAVTQVEQEKEKEKPKKEVREFSEEEKQMIILSEDFQRFLDRTSRIVERALGESIDIYTDYTGTMDGEDGLDEKSHQQLWLNRSFFCERWSRNRCVTSMDWSPQFPELLAASYNNNDDTPNDPDGVCLVWNTKFKKSTPEFIFHCQSPVMSTTFAKFHPNLILGGTYSGQIVLWDNRVQKRTPVQRTPLSASAHTHPVYCLTVVGTQNAHNLISISTDGKLCSWSLDMLSQPQETLILYLKQSKTIAATCLAFPHGDVNNFVVGSEDGTVYGDCRHGTKAGVVEMFEGHQGPVTGISTHAVQGGIDFSHLFLTSSIDWTIKLWSLKEMKPLYSFEHNGDYVYDVAWSPTHPALFAAVDDSGRLDLWNLNQDTEVPAASVIVDGNPALNRVSWTPSGLHVTVGDDTGKIWVYDVAEHLAYPRSDEWNKFLYTQQDLKNNKADEELDRLNLSSGPSSLTSLTSISSCPLR
- the LOC124425237 gene encoding cytoplasmic dynein 1 intermediate chain isoform X29; amino-acid sequence: MMSDRKAELERKKAKLQAIREEKERRRREKEQKDVEEATVRAAGADKDHRKEIDAMLSSLGMAPVSDVLSSLSSMNSLTPEQSANATPDASLQPSSINSTQSTGRRKPRELTIVSVANTNIPPKEPVVYSKQTQTVQTTHTSHDGYFETDWWRPRKVLTFDDSQAEDEENSLPHLDSFQSKLPPGILPHGLPQVKEVQPAVTQVEQEKEKEKPKKEVREFSEEEKQMIILSEDFQRFLDRTSRIVERALGESIDIYTDYTGTMDGEDGLDEKSHQQLWLNRSFFCERWSRNRCVTSMDWSPQFPELLAASYNNNDDTPNDPDGVCLVWNTKFKKSTPEFIFHCQSPVMSTTFAKFHPNLILGGTYSGQIVLWDNRVQKRTPVQRTPLSASAHTHPVYCLTVVGTQNAHNLISISTDGKLCSWSLDMLSQPQETLILYLKQSKTIAATCLAFPHGDVNNFVVGSEDGTVYGDCRHGTKAGVVEMFEGHQGPVTGISTHAVQGGIDFSHLFLTSSIDWTIKLWSLKEMKPLYSFEHNGDYVYDVAWSPTHPALFAAVDDSGRLDLWNLNQDTEVPAASVIVDGNPALNRVSWTPSGLHVTVGDDTGKIWVYDVAEHLAYPRSDEWNKFLYTQQDLKNNKADEELDRLNLSSGPSSLTSLTSISSCPLR
- the LOC124425237 gene encoding cytoplasmic dynein 1 intermediate chain isoform X30; translation: MMSDRKAELERKKAKLQAIREEKERRRREKEQKDVEEATVRAAGADKDHRKEIDAMLSSLGMAPVSDVLSSLSSMNSLTPEQSANATPDASLQPSSINSTQSTGRRKPRELTIVSVANTNIPPKEPVVYSKQTQTVQTTHTSHDGYFETDWWRPRKGGSAPNYLSEDEENSLPHLDSFQSKLPPGILPHGLPQVKEVQPAVTQVEQEKEKEKPKKEVREFSEEEKQMIILSEDFQRFLDRTSRIVERALGESIDIYTDYTGTMDGEDGLDEKSHQQLWLNRSFFCERWSRNRCVTSMDWSPQFPELLAASYNNNDDTPNDPDGVCLVWNTKFKKSTPEFIFHCQSPVMSTTFAKFHPNLILGGTYSGQIVLWDNRVQKRTPVQRTPLSASAHTHPVYCLTVVGTQNAHNLISISTDGKLCSWSLDMLSQPQETLILYLKQSKTIAATCLAFPHGDVNNFVVGSEDGTVYGDCRHGTKAGVVEMFEGHQGPVTGISTHAVQGGIDFSHLFLTSSIDWTIKLWSLKEMKPLYSFEHNGDYVYDVAWSPTHPALFAAVDDSGRLDLWNLNQDTEVPAASVIVDGNPALNRVSWTPSGLHVTVGDDTGKIWVYDVAEHLAYPRSDEWNKFLYTQQDLKNNKADEELDRLNLSSGPSSLTSLTSISSCPLR
- the LOC124425237 gene encoding cytoplasmic dynein 1 intermediate chain isoform X21, translated to MMSDRKAELERKKAKLQAIREEKERRRREKEQKDVEEATVRAAGADKDHRKEIDAMLSSLGMAPVSDVLSSLSSMNSLTPEQSANATPDASLQPSSINSTQSTGRRKPRELTIVSVANTNIPPKEPVVYSKQTQTVQTTHTSHDGYFETDWWRPRKAHAFDYYDEYNLNPGLEWEDEFTAEDEENSLPHLDSFQSKLPPGILPHGLPQVKEVQPAVTQVEQEKEKEKPKKEVREFSEEEKQMIILSEDFQRFLDRTSRIVERALGESIDIYTDYTGTMDGEDGLDEKSHQQLWLNRSFFCERWSRNRCVTSMDWSPQFPELLAASYNNNDDTPNDPDGVCLVWNTKFKKSTPEFIFHCQSPVMSTTFAKFHPNLILGGTYSGQIVLWDNRVQKRTPVQRTPLSASAHTHPVYCLTVVGTQNAHNLISISTDGKLCSWSLDMLSQPQETLILYLKQSKTIAATCLAFPHGDVNNFVVGSEDGTVYGDCRHGTKAGVVEMFEGHQGPVTGISTHAVQGGIDFSHLFLTSSIDWTIKLWSLKEMKPLYSFEHNGDYVYDVAWSPTHPALFAAVDDSGRLDLWNLNQDTEVPAASVIVDGNPALNRVSWTPSGLHVTVGDDTGKIWVYDVAEHLAYPRSDEWNKFLYTQQDLKNNKADEELDRLNLSSGPSSLTSLTSISSCPLR
- the LOC124425237 gene encoding cytoplasmic dynein 1 intermediate chain isoform X25, giving the protein MMSDRKAELERKKAKLQAIREEKERRRREKEQKDVEEATVRAAGADKDHRKEIDAMLSSLGMAPVSDVLSSLSSMNSLTPEQSANATPDASLQPSSINSTQSTGRRKPRELTIVSVANTNIPPKEPVVYSKQTQTVQTTHTSHDGYFETDWWRPRKGGSAPNYLFLTFDDSQAEDEENSLPHLDSFQSKLPPGILPHGLPQVKEVQPAVTQVEQEKEKEKPKKEVREFSEEEKQMIILSEDFQRFLDRTSRIVERALGESIDIYTDYTGTMDGEDGLDEKSHQQLWLNRSFFCERWSRNRCVTSMDWSPQFPELLAASYNNNDDTPNDPDGVCLVWNTKFKKSTPEFIFHCQSPVMSTTFAKFHPNLILGGTYSGQIVLWDNRVQKRTPVQRTPLSASAHTHPVYCLTVVGTQNAHNLISISTDGKLCSWSLDMLSQPQETLILYLKQSKTIAATCLAFPHGDVNNFVVGSEDGTVYGDCRHGTKAGVVEMFEGHQGPVTGISTHAVQGGIDFSHLFLTSSIDWTIKLWSLKEMKPLYSFEHNGDYVYDVAWSPTHPALFAAVDDSGRLDLWNLNQDTEVPAASVIVDGNPALNRVSWTPSGLHVTVGDDTGKIWVYDVAEHLAYPRSDEWNKFLYTQQDLKNNKADEELDRLNLSSGPSSLTSLTSISSCPLR
- the LOC124425237 gene encoding cytoplasmic dynein 1 intermediate chain isoform X26 — protein: MMSDRKAELERKKAKLQAIREEKERRRREKEQKDVEEATVRAAGADKDHRKEIDAMLSSLGMAPVSDVLSSLSSMNSLTPEQSANATPDASLQPSSINSTQSTGRRKPRELTIVSVANTNIPPKEPVVYSKQTQTVQTTHTSHDGYFETDWWRPRKAHAFDYYVLTFDDSQAEDEENSLPHLDSFQSKLPPGILPHGLPQVKEVQPAVTQVEQEKEKEKPKKEVREFSEEEKQMIILSEDFQRFLDRTSRIVERALGESIDIYTDYTGTMDGEDGLDEKSHQQLWLNRSFFCERWSRNRCVTSMDWSPQFPELLAASYNNNDDTPNDPDGVCLVWNTKFKKSTPEFIFHCQSPVMSTTFAKFHPNLILGGTYSGQIVLWDNRVQKRTPVQRTPLSASAHTHPVYCLTVVGTQNAHNLISISTDGKLCSWSLDMLSQPQETLILYLKQSKTIAATCLAFPHGDVNNFVVGSEDGTVYGDCRHGTKAGVVEMFEGHQGPVTGISTHAVQGGIDFSHLFLTSSIDWTIKLWSLKEMKPLYSFEHNGDYVYDVAWSPTHPALFAAVDDSGRLDLWNLNQDTEVPAASVIVDGNPALNRVSWTPSGLHVTVGDDTGKIWVYDVAEHLAYPRSDEWNKFLYTQQDLKNNKADEELDRLNLSSGPSSLTSLTSISSCPLR
- the LOC124425237 gene encoding cytoplasmic dynein 1 intermediate chain isoform X24, translated to MMSDRKAELERKKAKLQAIREEKERRRREKEQKDVEEATVRAAGADKDHRKEIDAMLSSLGMAPVSDVLSSLSSMNSLTPEQSANATPDASLQPSSINSTQSTGRRKPRELTIVSVANTNIPPKEPVVYSKQTQTVQTTHTSHDGYFETDWWRPRKDEYNLNPGLEWEDEFTAEDEENSLPHLDSFQSKLPPGILPHGLPQVKEVQPAVTQVEQEKEKEKPKKEVREFSEEEKQMIILSEDFQRFLDRTSRIVERALGESIDIYTDYTGTMDGEDGLDEKSHQQLWLNRSFFCERWSRNRCVTSMDWSPQFPELLAASYNNNDDTPNDPDGVCLVWNTKFKKSTPEFIFHCQSPVMSTTFAKFHPNLILGGTYSGQIVLWDNRVQKRTPVQRTPLSASAHTHPVYCLTVVGTQNAHNLISISTDGKLCSWSLDMLSQPQETLILYLKQSKTIAATCLAFPHGDVNNFVVGSEDGTVYGDCRHGTKAGVVEMFEGHQGPVTGISTHAVQGGIDFSHLFLTSSIDWTIKLWSLKEMKPLYSFEHNGDYVYDVAWSPTHPALFAAVDDSGRLDLWNLNQDTEVPAASVIVDGNPALNRVSWTPSGLHVTVGDDTGKIWVYDVAEHLAYPRSDEWNKFLYTQQDLKNNKADEELDRLNLSSGPSSLTSLTSISSCPLR
- the LOC124425237 gene encoding cytoplasmic dynein 1 intermediate chain isoform X17, which codes for MMSDRKAELERKKAKLQAIREEKERRRREKEQKDVEEATVRAAGADKDHRKEIDAMLSSLGMAPVSDVLSSLSSMNSLTPEQSANATPDASLQPSSINSTQSTGRRKPRELTIVSVANTNIPPKEPVVYSKQTQTVQTTHTSHDGYFETDWWRPRKGGSAPNYLSHAFDYYDEYNLNPGLEWEDEFTAEDEENSLPHLDSFQSKLPPGILPHGLPQVKEVQPAVTQVEQEKEKEKPKKEVREFSEEEKQMIILSEDFQRFLDRTSRIVERALGESIDIYTDYTGTMDGEDGLDEKSHQQLWLNRSFFCERWSRNRCVTSMDWSPQFPELLAASYNNNDDTPNDPDGVCLVWNTKFKKSTPEFIFHCQSPVMSTTFAKFHPNLILGGTYSGQIVLWDNRVQKRTPVQRTPLSASAHTHPVYCLTVVGTQNAHNLISISTDGKLCSWSLDMLSQPQETLILYLKQSKTIAATCLAFPHGDVNNFVVGSEDGTVYGDCRHGTKAGVVEMFEGHQGPVTGISTHAVQGGIDFSHLFLTSSIDWTIKLWSLKEMKPLYSFEHNGDYVYDVAWSPTHPALFAAVDDSGRLDLWNLNQDTEVPAASVIVDGNPALNRVSWTPSGLHVTVGDDTGKIWVYDVAEHLAYPRSDEWNKFLYTQQDLKNNKADEELDRLNLSSGPSSLTSLTSISSCPLR